In Sphingopyxis sp. 113P3, one DNA window encodes the following:
- a CDS encoding division plane positioning ATPase MipZ, with amino-acid sequence MTTPAPHRIIFANEKGGTGKSTCAVHFAVALASLGWRVAGIDLDPRQRTFHRYLENRENTARRRGIELPTPRFEVFEGSTIEELDAQVARLVEGADYFVADTPGRDDMFARHLATSADTLVTPINDSFIDFDLIGQVDPETFQVTRPSFYSELIWDTRKARAKTDGRTIDWIVLRNRLQHVDAHNMRRVGEALTQLSRRVGFRVIPGLGERVIYRELFPAGLTLLDKAHLGGMGIGHVVARQELREAMGGLNLPARERLHPDGDLFAAA; translated from the coding sequence ATGACGACGCCCGCACCGCACCGCATCATCTTTGCCAATGAAAAGGGGGGGACGGGCAAATCGACCTGCGCCGTGCATTTCGCGGTAGCGCTCGCAAGCCTTGGCTGGCGTGTCGCAGGAATCGACCTTGACCCGCGCCAGCGCACTTTCCACCGTTACCTTGAAAACCGCGAGAATACGGCGAGGCGGCGCGGCATCGAGCTGCCGACACCGCGCTTCGAGGTGTTCGAGGGGTCGACGATCGAGGAGCTCGATGCGCAGGTCGCGCGGTTGGTGGAGGGGGCAGACTATTTCGTGGCCGACACGCCGGGCCGCGACGATATGTTCGCGCGTCACCTTGCGACGAGCGCGGATACGCTGGTCACCCCGATCAACGACAGCTTCATCGACTTCGACCTCATTGGCCAGGTCGATCCCGAGACATTCCAGGTCACCCGCCCGAGTTTCTATTCCGAGCTGATCTGGGACACGCGCAAGGCGCGGGCGAAGACCGATGGGCGGACGATTGACTGGATTGTGCTACGCAACCGGCTCCAGCATGTCGACGCGCACAATATGCGCCGTGTCGGCGAGGCGCTGACCCAGCTGTCGCGCCGTGTCGGCTTCCGCGTCATCCCTGGTCTGGGCGAGCGCGTCATTTATCGCGAACTTTTCCCGGCTGGCCTGACGCTGCTCGACAAGGCGCATCTTGGGGGCATGGGAATTGGTCATGTTGTCGCGCGGCAGGAATTGCGCGAGGCGATGGGCGGATTGAACCTTCCGGCCCGCGAACGGTTGCATCCGGACGGCGACCTGTTCGCTGCTGCCTGA
- the pgmG gene encoding phosphoglucomutase/phosphomannomutase PgmG, giving the protein MTHVFDPTLLREYDIRGVVGDTLLADDARAIGRSFGTLVARAGGKRVAVGYDGRLSSPMLEAAVVEGLNAVGVDALRVGLGPTPMLYYASATEEVAGGIQITGSHNPPDYNGFKMVFGGRPFFGADIQRIGAMAAAGDWDVGEGSSEQVDIVDAYVARLLEGFGGGAFRIGWDAGNGAAGTVIEKLTAKLPGEHHLLFTNIDGHFPNHHPDPTVEANLADLRKLVAEKSLDFGVAFDGDGDRIGAIDGEGRVIWGDQLLQIFAAAVLKDQPGATIIADVKASQALFDRVSELGGRPLMWKTGHSLIKAKMKETGSPLAGEMSGHIFFADRYYGYDDAPYAAVRLIEAATKLGKSVTELRGAMAPMVNTPELRFQVDESRKFTIIDEVLDRLTASGETVDRTDGARVRTEDGWWLLRASNTQDVLVARAEAKNEAALARLIAAIDDQLARSGVARGESVGH; this is encoded by the coding sequence ATGACGCATGTTTTCGACCCGACACTGCTGCGTGAATATGACATTCGCGGCGTGGTGGGTGACACGCTTTTGGCTGACGATGCCCGAGCGATCGGGCGCAGCTTCGGTACGCTCGTCGCCCGTGCGGGAGGCAAGCGGGTTGCGGTCGGCTATGACGGACGCCTCTCCTCGCCGATGCTCGAGGCGGCGGTGGTCGAAGGGCTGAACGCTGTGGGCGTCGACGCCCTGCGCGTCGGACTGGGGCCGACTCCGATGCTCTATTATGCCTCGGCGACCGAGGAGGTGGCGGGGGGCATCCAGATTACGGGAAGCCACAATCCCCCCGACTACAACGGCTTCAAGATGGTGTTCGGGGGACGGCCCTTCTTCGGGGCGGACATTCAGCGGATCGGTGCCATGGCCGCGGCCGGAGACTGGGACGTCGGTGAGGGCAGTTCGGAGCAGGTCGATATTGTCGATGCATATGTTGCACGGCTTCTCGAGGGGTTCGGCGGCGGCGCGTTTCGAATTGGCTGGGATGCGGGCAATGGCGCGGCAGGTACCGTGATCGAGAAGCTCACCGCCAAGTTGCCCGGTGAGCATCATTTGCTGTTTACCAATATCGACGGTCATTTTCCGAACCACCATCCCGACCCGACGGTCGAGGCGAATCTCGCCGACCTTCGCAAGCTCGTGGCCGAAAAGTCTCTCGATTTCGGGGTCGCTTTCGATGGCGACGGCGACCGTATTGGCGCAATTGACGGCGAGGGGCGGGTAATCTGGGGCGATCAGCTGTTGCAGATTTTTGCTGCTGCGGTGCTCAAGGATCAGCCGGGCGCCACGATCATCGCCGATGTGAAGGCGAGCCAGGCCCTGTTCGACCGCGTTTCCGAGCTCGGCGGTAGGCCGCTGATGTGGAAGACCGGCCATAGCCTCATCAAGGCAAAGATGAAGGAAACGGGCAGCCCGCTCGCTGGCGAGATGAGCGGGCATATTTTCTTCGCCGACCGCTATTACGGCTATGACGACGCACCCTATGCGGCGGTGCGGCTGATCGAGGCGGCGACGAAGCTCGGGAAGAGCGTCACCGAATTGCGCGGTGCGATGGCGCCGATGGTCAACACGCCCGAGCTTCGTTTCCAGGTCGATGAGTCGCGCAAGTTCACGATTATCGACGAGGTTCTGGATCGCCTCACCGCGTCGGGGGAGACAGTCGATCGCACCGACGGCGCGCGCGTGCGTACCGAGGACGGCTGGTGGCTGCTGCGCGCCTCGAACACGCAGGACGTTCTCGTCGCGCGCGCTGAGGCAAAGAATGAGGCCGCCCTCGCCCGCCTTATCGCCGCGATCGACGACCAGCTCGCGCGGTCGGGCGTCGCCCGCGGAGAATCGGTGGGACATTGA
- the lptB gene encoding LPS export ABC transporter ATP-binding protein — MTDDSTLVKLSEGDHGVAEHTAHVQQDAAAGNGLAVVSIAKSYDKRVVLSDVSLSVGKGEVVGLLGPNGAGKTTCFYSIMGLVRPDAGRIMLDGADITALPMYRRAILGLGYLPQETSIFRGMTVEQNISAVLELAEPDKIARERRLDELLEEFGLTRLRSAAAMALSGGERRRAEIARALAANPSIMLLDEPFAGIDPISISDIRDLVADLKTRGIGVLITDHNVRETLDLVDRACIIYDGKVLLAGSPAELVADPEVRRLYLGEGFSL; from the coding sequence ATGACCGACGATTCCACTCTGGTGAAGCTTTCCGAAGGCGACCACGGCGTTGCCGAGCACACCGCGCATGTCCAGCAGGACGCCGCGGCGGGCAATGGGCTCGCGGTGGTGTCGATCGCCAAGAGCTATGACAAGCGCGTCGTGCTGTCCGATGTGTCGCTCTCGGTCGGCAAGGGCGAGGTCGTCGGATTGCTTGGTCCCAACGGCGCGGGCAAGACGACCTGCTTCTATTCGATCATGGGGCTGGTGCGACCCGACGCTGGACGCATCATGCTCGACGGGGCCGACATCACCGCGCTTCCCATGTATCGGCGCGCGATTTTGGGTCTTGGCTATCTACCGCAGGAAACCTCGATCTTTCGCGGCATGACGGTTGAGCAGAATATTTCGGCGGTGCTCGAGCTTGCCGAACCTGACAAGATCGCGCGCGAGCGACGCCTCGACGAGCTGCTGGAAGAATTTGGCCTGACCCGTCTGCGCAGCGCCGCGGCGATGGCGCTGTCGGGCGGTGAACGCCGCCGCGCCGAGATTGCGCGCGCGCTCGCCGCCAACCCGTCGATCATGCTGCTCGACGAACCCTTTGCGGGGATCGATCCCATTTCGATCAGCGACATTCGCGACCTCGTGGCCGATCTCAAGACGCGCGGCATCGGAGTTCTCATCACCGATCATAATGTTCGCGAGACGCTCGACCTCGTCGACCGCGCCTGCATCATCTACGACGGCAAGGTCCTGCTCGCCGGATCGCCCGCCGAACTCGTCGCCGACCCCGAGGTGCGCCGGCTCTACCTCGGCGAGGGTTTTTCGCTTTGA
- the rpoN gene encoding RNA polymerase factor sigma-54 has protein sequence MALGPRLDLRQSQSLVMTPQLQQAIKLLALSNLELEAYLAEALEGNPLLDTAAGDEGSGPDEAGELPAPAVEAPDIDQALASDTGVADDLDVDFAEERFHHDSASDSVGLSGTGEEIDFDSFAEAEGTLYDHLLAQVGERFSGLEAMVAEQIVALIDETGYLRADLADLADRLGVPLALVEKILVSIQSFDPSGVGARDLAECIAIQAREADRYDPAMATMIAHLDLVAKGAFAQLKRICGVDDEDLADMIRELRGYDPKPGLKFGGERAQAVVPDLYVRQTAKGWAVEVNGSTLPRLLVNRRYYAELAKGSAGKNRAWLSEQLAGANWLVRALDQRQRTIVKVASEIVKQQEGFFLHGVAHMRPLTLRHVAEAIGMHESTVSRVTSNKYLSCARGLFELKYFFSSGIAAVEGDGAVSAEAVKSRIRALIEAEDPKAILSDETIAQKLAQEGHDIARRTVVKYREAMGYGSSVQRRRQKALAG, from the coding sequence ATGGCACTGGGTCCCCGCCTCGACTTACGCCAGTCGCAATCGCTGGTGATGACGCCGCAGCTTCAGCAGGCGATCAAGCTGCTCGCCCTGTCGAATCTCGAGCTTGAAGCCTATCTGGCCGAAGCTCTCGAAGGCAATCCGCTGCTCGACACGGCAGCTGGCGACGAAGGGAGCGGTCCCGACGAAGCGGGCGAGCTCCCTGCGCCCGCTGTCGAAGCGCCCGATATCGATCAGGCACTTGCATCCGATACCGGGGTTGCGGACGATCTTGACGTTGATTTCGCCGAGGAGCGCTTTCACCACGACAGCGCGAGCGACAGCGTCGGCTTGTCGGGGACGGGCGAGGAGATTGACTTCGACAGCTTCGCCGAGGCCGAAGGCACGCTCTACGACCATCTGCTCGCGCAGGTGGGCGAGCGCTTCTCGGGGCTAGAGGCGATGGTGGCCGAGCAGATCGTCGCACTGATCGACGAGACGGGGTATCTGCGCGCCGATCTCGCGGACCTGGCGGACCGGCTGGGCGTGCCGCTTGCGCTGGTCGAGAAGATATTGGTCAGCATCCAGAGCTTCGACCCCTCGGGCGTTGGGGCGCGGGACCTGGCCGAATGTATCGCGATCCAGGCGCGGGAGGCCGACCGTTACGATCCCGCGATGGCCACCATGATCGCGCATCTCGACCTCGTCGCCAAGGGCGCCTTTGCGCAGTTGAAACGCATCTGCGGAGTGGACGACGAGGATCTGGCCGACATGATCCGCGAGCTTCGGGGCTACGACCCGAAGCCCGGCCTCAAATTCGGCGGCGAGCGGGCGCAGGCGGTCGTGCCCGACCTTTATGTTCGTCAGACTGCGAAAGGCTGGGCGGTCGAGGTCAATGGCTCCACCCTGCCCCGCCTGCTCGTCAACCGGCGCTATTATGCCGAACTCGCAAAGGGAAGCGCCGGGAAGAACAGGGCGTGGCTGTCCGAACAGCTCGCCGGTGCCAACTGGCTCGTCCGCGCGCTCGACCAGCGTCAACGCACGATCGTCAAGGTCGCGAGCGAGATCGTCAAGCAGCAGGAGGGATTCTTCCTCCACGGCGTGGCGCATATGCGTCCCTTGACGCTCCGTCATGTCGCCGAGGCGATCGGGATGCACGAATCGACCGTCAGCCGCGTGACCAGCAACAAATATCTCTCGTGCGCGCGGGGATTGTTCGAGCTCAAATATTTTTTCTCCTCGGGCATTGCCGCGGTCGAAGGTGACGGTGCAGTGTCGGCCGAGGCGGTGAAGAGCCGCATCCGGGCGCTGATCGAGGCAGAGGATCCCAAGGCAATTCTTTCCGATGAAACCATCGCGCAGAAACTCGCCCAGGAAGGCCATGACATCGCGCGGCGCACCGTGGTCAAATATCGCGAAGCGATGGGTTATGGCTCATCGGTGCAGCGCCGACGACAAAAGGCGCTGGCCGGCTAG
- the galE gene encoding UDP-glucose 4-epimerase GalE: protein MTLSRRSSAHPFPVLVTGGAGYIGSHAVLALLDAGWRVAVLDNLVTGFRWAVPAGASFYEGDVADAALVSRIIAKHDIGAILHFAGSVVVPESVVNPLKYYDNNSARSRALIDTAVHSGVRHFIFSSTAATYGIPDVVPVREDAPQRPINPYGMSKLMTEAMLADVAAAHDFNYCALRYFNVAGADPDARSGQSTAGATHLIKVAVEAALGKRSHVDVFGTDFATPDGTGVRDYIHVSDLADAHLLALEALIAEPAASHCLNCGYGRGFSVLEVLDAVDRVGAAKVERRLSDRRAGDPDALVADNAAIRARFGWTPRYGDLDMIVAHALAWERQLEGRRLAA, encoded by the coding sequence GTGACCCTTTCCCGCCGTTCGTCCGCGCATCCCTTCCCCGTGCTTGTCACCGGCGGTGCCGGGTATATTGGCAGCCATGCCGTTCTTGCGCTGCTCGACGCCGGGTGGCGCGTGGCAGTGCTCGACAATCTGGTCACCGGCTTTCGCTGGGCGGTCCCCGCCGGCGCGAGCTTCTATGAAGGCGATGTCGCCGATGCGGCGCTGGTCAGCCGAATCATCGCGAAGCACGACATCGGCGCGATCCTCCATTTCGCAGGGTCCGTGGTGGTGCCCGAATCGGTCGTCAATCCGCTCAAATATTATGACAACAACAGCGCGCGCAGCCGAGCGCTGATCGACACTGCGGTGCATAGCGGGGTACGGCATTTCATCTTTTCCTCGACTGCGGCGACCTATGGCATTCCCGACGTGGTGCCGGTGCGCGAGGATGCGCCGCAGCGGCCGATCAACCCCTATGGCATGTCGAAGCTGATGACCGAGGCGATGCTGGCCGACGTCGCGGCGGCGCATGATTTCAACTATTGCGCGCTTCGCTATTTCAATGTTGCGGGGGCCGATCCCGACGCGCGCAGCGGCCAGTCGACCGCCGGGGCAACGCATCTGATCAAGGTTGCGGTCGAGGCGGCACTCGGCAAGCGCAGCCACGTCGATGTGTTCGGCACCGACTTTGCGACGCCGGACGGGACCGGGGTGCGCGACTATATCCACGTCAGTGATCTTGCTGACGCGCATCTGCTTGCGCTCGAAGCGCTCATCGCCGAGCCCGCCGCGAGCCATTGCCTCAACTGCGGCTATGGTCGCGGCTTCTCGGTCCTCGAAGTGCTCGACGCGGTCGACCGCGTGGGTGCGGCCAAGGTCGAGCGGCGCCTTTCCGATCGGCGTGCGGGCGACCCTGACGCACTGGTCGCGGACAATGCGGCGATTCGGGCCCGCTTCGGCTGGACCCCGCGATACGGCGACCTCGACATGATCGTGGCGCACGCGCTGGCGTGGGAGCGGCAGCTCGAAGGACGGCGGCTTGCGGCCTGA
- the ykgO gene encoding type B 50S ribosomal protein L36: MKIRNSLKSLKDRHRDNRVIRRRGRTYVINKTNRRFKARQG, encoded by the coding sequence ATGAAGATTCGCAACAGCCTGAAGTCGCTGAAGGACCGCCACCGGGATAACCGCGTGATCCGCCGCCGTGGCCGGACCTATGTGATCAACAAGACCAACCGCCGTTTCAAGGCGCGCCAGGGCTGA
- a CDS encoding HAD family hydrolase, which produces MIRRSVIFDVGRVLFDWDLRHLFAKLIDDKDELEWFVTHVVTPEWHFQHDAGRALADMVPERKAQFPGHDALIDAYAARFNETIPGPVPGSLELVERLGAAGVPLFAITNFGHEFWEGFRPTQPIFDCFIDIIVSGTEKLMKPDPAIFALAIERFGIDPAGALFIDDSVDNVAAAEAAGIAGHRFEHAVALEADLVARSYLPR; this is translated from the coding sequence ATGATTCGCCGCAGCGTGATTTTCGATGTGGGGCGCGTCCTCTTCGACTGGGATCTGCGGCACCTCTTCGCCAAGTTGATCGATGACAAGGATGAGCTCGAATGGTTCGTCACGCATGTCGTCACGCCGGAATGGCATTTCCAGCATGACGCCGGCCGAGCGCTTGCCGACATGGTCCCCGAGCGCAAAGCCCAGTTTCCCGGACATGATGCGCTGATCGACGCCTATGCAGCGCGCTTCAACGAGACGATTCCCGGCCCTGTGCCCGGCAGCCTCGAACTGGTGGAGAGGCTGGGCGCGGCGGGGGTGCCATTGTTCGCCATTACCAATTTCGGGCATGAGTTCTGGGAAGGTTTTCGTCCGACCCAGCCAATCTTTGACTGCTTTATCGACATCATAGTCTCCGGCACCGAAAAACTGATGAAGCCCGATCCTGCTATCTTCGCGCTCGCTATCGAGCGGTTCGGAATCGATCCCGCGGGCGCGCTGTTCATCGACGACAGCGTCGACAATGTCGCCGCGGCCGAAGCCGCGGGAATCGCTGGGCACCGGTTCGAGCATGCGGTGGCGCTCGAAGCCGACCTGGTTGCGCGGTCCTATTTGCCCCGCTGA
- a CDS encoding S41 family peptidase, producing MKRLLATLFLLLLAAPASGQPISATDRTETLDAVATLLESRYVDPDTGSQLARSLRKAKQKWRGITDGPAFADALTAWLRQESGDGHLAVTYSAETIPADGGEQAFTAEEIERFYGAHLNHGVEKIERLDGNIMLIDLRVFPPPALAGEVITAMMTVAAQGDALIIDLRHNGGGMETIEIILGHVLPPGSPLSGIYDRPTDTLTPRVSPMWVPGRRFGETKPIYVLIGPRSFSAAEALAYDLQALKRATIVGAVSGGGANPFEYRRVHRHFALSLPEKRSINPITGTNWQGVGVIPDVAVPPEQALEKALALARVALAAQRGK from the coding sequence GTGAAACGCCTGCTCGCGACGCTTTTCCTCTTGCTTCTCGCTGCCCCCGCCTCGGGCCAGCCGATCAGCGCGACCGATCGAACGGAGACCCTCGACGCGGTCGCCACTCTGCTGGAGTCGCGCTACGTCGACCCCGATACAGGCTCGCAGCTTGCGCGCTCTTTGCGCAAGGCGAAACAAAAGTGGAGGGGAATCACCGACGGCCCCGCTTTTGCGGACGCGCTCACCGCCTGGCTACGACAAGAATCGGGCGACGGCCATCTGGCGGTCACGTACAGCGCCGAGACCATCCCCGCCGATGGCGGCGAGCAGGCGTTCACCGCCGAGGAGATCGAACGCTTCTACGGCGCGCATCTCAACCATGGCGTCGAAAAGATCGAGCGGCTTGATGGCAACATCATGCTCATTGACCTTCGCGTCTTTCCGCCGCCCGCGCTGGCGGGCGAGGTGATCACCGCGATGATGACAGTCGCAGCGCAGGGCGATGCGCTGATCATCGACCTGCGGCACAATGGCGGCGGGATGGAGACCATCGAGATCATTCTCGGACATGTGCTGCCTCCCGGCTCACCGCTTAGCGGCATCTACGATCGCCCTACCGACACGCTGACGCCGCGCGTCTCGCCCATGTGGGTTCCAGGAAGGCGCTTCGGCGAGACCAAGCCCATTTATGTGCTCATCGGCCCACGCAGCTTCTCCGCCGCCGAAGCGCTCGCCTATGACCTGCAGGCGCTCAAGCGCGCGACGATCGTCGGCGCGGTGAGCGGCGGCGGCGCAAACCCCTTCGAATATCGGCGCGTTCACCGGCATTTCGCGCTCAGCCTACCCGAAAAGCGCTCGATCAACCCGATTACCGGAACCAATTGGCAAGGGGTTGGGGTGATCCCCGATGTTGCCGTCCCGCCCGAACAGGCTCTCGAGAAGGCGCTCGCGCTTGCCCGGGTCGCTCTGGCGGCTCAGCGGGGCAAATAG
- a CDS encoding MarR family winged helix-turn-helix transcriptional regulator, translated as MIRPAGLGTRLRLLTAALDDAVERVYREAGHDFRPRFFPYFQLLMERTSASVGECAADLGFTQPAATQTLQLMARSGWIEVVPGEDRREHRYALSAAARGRLSELHSIWDAIARAAEALDAALPAPLAATIDAALESLDRESFHALIMRELTP; from the coding sequence ATGATTCGCCCCGCTGGACTTGGAACCCGCCTTCGCCTGCTGACCGCCGCGCTTGATGACGCCGTCGAGCGAGTATACCGGGAAGCGGGCCACGATTTCCGGCCGCGTTTCTTTCCCTATTTCCAGCTTCTCATGGAGCGCACTTCGGCTTCGGTCGGCGAATGCGCCGCCGACCTCGGCTTTACCCAGCCCGCTGCAACCCAGACGCTGCAGCTGATGGCGCGCTCAGGGTGGATCGAGGTCGTGCCGGGCGAGGACCGCCGCGAGCACCGATATGCCCTGAGCGCTGCGGCGCGGGGCAGGCTGTCCGAGCTTCATTCGATCTGGGACGCGATTGCCCGCGCCGCCGAGGCGCTTGACGCAGCGCTGCCGGCGCCGCTCGCCGCCACGATCGACGCCGCGCTGGAGAGCCTTGATCGCGAATCCTTCCATGCGCTGATTATGAGGGAACTCACTCCGTGA